One genomic region from Apodemus sylvaticus chromosome 1, mApoSyl1.1, whole genome shotgun sequence encodes:
- the Fbl gene encoding rRNA 2'-O-methyltransferase fibrillarin, with amino-acid sequence MKPGFSPRGGGFGGRGGFGDRGGRGGGRGGRGGFGGGRGGFGGGGRGRGGGGGGFRGRGGGGGRGGGFQSGGSRGRGGGRGGKRGNQSGKNVMVEPHRHEGVFICRGKEDALVTKNLVPGESVYGEKRVSISEGDDKIEYRAWNPFRSKLAAAILGGVDQIHIKPGAKVLYLGAASGTTVSHVSDIVGPDGLVYAVEFSHRSGRDLINLAKKRTNIIPVIEDARHPHKYRMLIAMVDVIFADVAQPDQTRIVALNAHTFLRNGGHFVISIKANCIDSTASAEAVFASEVKKMQQENMKPQEQLTLEPYERDHAVVVGVYRPPPKAKN; translated from the exons ATGAAGCCAG GTTTCAGCCCCCGTGGGGGCGGCTTTGGTGGCAGAGGCGGCTTTGGTGACAGAGGCggtagaggaggaggacgaggaggacgaggaggctTCGGCGGTGGGCGAGGAGGCTTTGGCGGTGGAGGTCGAGGtcgaggtggaggaggtggtggcttCAGGGGACGAGGAGGTGGAGGTGGCCGAG GCGGAGGCTTCCAGTCTGGGGGCAGCCGAGGGCGAGGTGGTGGACGGGGAGGCAAGAGAGGAAACCAGTCAGGGAAGAATGTGATGGTGGAGCCGCATCGACATGAAG GTGTCTTTATCTGTCGTGGAAAGGAGGATGCCCTTGTCACAAAGAATCTGGTCCCTGGAGAATCTGTGTATGGAGAGAAGAGAGTCTCTATTTCA GAAGGAGATGACAAAATTGAGTACCGAGCCTGGAACCCCTTCCGCTCCAAGCTGGCAGCGGCAATCCTGGGTGGCGTAGACCAGATCCACATCAAGCCGGGGGCCAAGGTGCTCTACCTTGGGGCAGCCTCAGGCACCACGGTCTCCCATGTCTCTGATATTGTCGGCCCG GATGGTCTGGTCTACGCAGTTGAGTTCTCCCACCGCTCTGGCCGTGACCTCATCAACTTGGCCAAGAAGAGGACCAACATTATCCCTGTAATTGAAGATGCTCGTCACCCGCACAAATACCGCATGCTTATCG CAATGGTGGATGTCATCTTTGCTGATGTGGCCCAGCCAGACCAGACCCGGATTGTGGCCCTGAATGCCCACACCTTCCTGCGGAATGGAGGACACTTTGTGATTTCCATTAAG GCCAACTGCATTGACTCCACAGCCTCGGCAGAAGCTGTGTTTGCCTCTGAAGTGAAGAAGATGCAGCAGGAGAACATGAAGCCCCAGGAGCAGTTGACACTAGAGCCTTATGAACGAGACCACGCTGTGGTTGTCGGTGTGTACAG GCCACCTCCCAAGGCGAAGAACTGA